A region from the Candidatus Electrothrix scaldis genome encodes:
- a CDS encoding TAXI family TRAP transporter solute-binding subunit, whose protein sequence is MKSLKLYTLTFAATILYAVSLVTPTLAATDMGIVTGGTKGTYIQIGYDIARLVKQEGFYLNVHPSNGSLDNVADVYERKDVQLGIVQSDVLASIHSSGDKQLNDIAKQIKMIFPLYNEEVHVLASRSIKSFADLQGKVVAIGSEGSGTALTASLLFEIAGVTPGELKHVDAKKALMLLRSEVIDAMFYISGYPVSLFSGIYTENLHLLPITDQRIAEHYVSSIIPAGTYSWQKEPINTFAVKAVLMSYGYDENHENCKNVGEVARIIYSNEGWLKKNGHAKWEHVDLNAKLAGWEQYKCVSKAIKDLKKAQQENPEDSNSVKNLLRKKVSNTSN, encoded by the coding sequence ATGAAGTCATTAAAATTATATACGCTGACCTTCGCAGCAACCATCCTTTATGCTGTTTCTCTGGTTACCCCGACTCTTGCTGCAACAGATATGGGCATCGTTACCGGAGGGACCAAGGGCACATATATACAAATAGGATATGATATTGCCCGGCTGGTAAAACAGGAGGGCTTCTACCTGAACGTTCACCCATCTAATGGCTCCTTAGATAATGTCGCTGATGTTTATGAACGGAAGGATGTACAATTGGGTATAGTCCAATCAGATGTTCTCGCCTCTATTCACTCTTCAGGTGATAAGCAACTGAATGACATAGCAAAACAGATCAAGATGATCTTCCCGCTATATAATGAGGAAGTTCATGTCCTGGCCTCCCGCTCCATCAAATCCTTTGCTGATTTACAGGGCAAAGTCGTTGCTATCGGTTCAGAAGGAAGTGGCACCGCCCTGACCGCATCTCTCCTTTTCGAGATCGCTGGAGTTACCCCGGGAGAACTCAAACATGTTGATGCAAAAAAAGCCCTGATGCTGCTACGCTCAGAGGTCATTGATGCGATGTTCTATATTTCAGGATATCCGGTAAGCCTGTTTTCAGGCATCTACACAGAAAATCTTCACCTTCTCCCGATAACAGACCAACGCATTGCCGAGCATTACGTCTCCTCCATTATTCCTGCGGGAACATATAGCTGGCAAAAAGAGCCCATCAATACCTTTGCGGTCAAGGCCGTACTTATGAGTTACGGATATGATGAGAATCATGAAAACTGCAAGAACGTGGGTGAAGTTGCTCGAATTATCTACAGCAACGAAGGGTGGCTGAAGAAAAACGGACATGCGAAATGGGAGCATGTTGATCTGAATGCTAAACTCGCAGGCTGGGAACAGTACAAATGCGTGAGTAAGGCTATTAAAGATCTCAAAAAAGCTCAGCAGGAAAACCCTGAAGATTCGAATTCGGTCAAGAACCTTTTGCGAAAAAAGGTCTCCAACACATCGAATTAA